A single Ziziphus jujuba cultivar Dongzao chromosome 11, ASM3175591v1 DNA region contains:
- the LOC107426899 gene encoding uncharacterized protein LOC107426899: MGCSESKQGAVATGNTIFRPKQSNNGSSKNSKDIETVQETAINDGNSTTNSAAPQQQRPESDNVEAESGGEASDAVKDTINENSHESLKGGKENVEGGNNGDVEERLISKESPNHFFSSRKDEELGIDGIVSEGRSGKSEYNTPRHGTGKLMNLMSNEDLKDDEADDDHNAVEEKELADHEEKPEAEEKENGKEETVNVEENLVKEEEEPAKATVEEKVSSPAEENKSNALNAEEEEEEEEKHMVESPNQELKTA, translated from the exons ATGGGTTGTAGCGAATCAAAACAAGGCGCAGTCGCTACCGGAAACACTATCTTCCGCCCCAAGCAATCTAACAATGGTAGCTCCAAGAATAGCAAAGACATAGAGACCGTCCAAGAAACCGCCATTAATGATGGCAATTCGACCACAAACTCTGCAGCACCACAACAACAACGGCCAGAGAGCGATAACGTTGAGGCAGAGTCCGGTGGTGAGGCTTCGGATGCTGTGAAGGATACAATCAATGAGAATAGTCATGAATCATTGAAAGGtggcaaagaaaatgttgaagGTGGTAATAATGGTGATGTGGAAGAGAGATTGATATCCAAAGAATCACCAAACCATTTCTTCTCGTCGAGGAAAGATGAGGAATTGGGAATTGATGGAATTGTTTCTGAAGGACGTTCTGGGAAATCTGAGTACAATACTCCACGCCATGGAACAGGGAAGCTTATGAATTTGATGAGCAATGAGGATTTGAAAGATGATGAGGCTGACGATGATCATAATGCAGTGGAGGAGAAAGAATTGGCTGATCATGAAGAAAAACCAGAAgctgaagagaaagaaaatg GGAAAGAAGAAACTGTAAATGTGGAAGAGAATTTggtgaaggaagaagaagaacctgCAAAAGCCACAGTTGAAGAAAAAGTCTCAAGCCCTGCTGAAGAGAATAAGAGTAATGCTCTTAATGCtgaggaagaggaggaggaggaggag AAACATATGGTTGAATCACCAAACCAGGAATTGAAGACTGCATGA
- the LOC107426881 gene encoding lipase isoform X1, protein MERRRWLMFAVFSFLLVCSSGRELKLKSKGHVPVYNHTLVTIVVHYASAVYMSDLTALFTWTCSRCDGVTEGFEVIELVVDVQNCLQAFVGVAKDLNAIIIAFRGTQEHSIQNWIEDLYWKQLDIEYPGMPDDAMVHHGFFSAYHNTTIRHGILDAVKRAKKYYGDIDVIVTGHSMGGAMASFCGLDLIVNRKSKNVQVITFGQPRVGNEAFASQYSKLVPNTIRVTNGHDIVPHLPPYYSYFPRKTYHHFPREVWLHNIGLGSLVYNVEKICDGSGEDPECSRSVSGNSISDHLSYYGVDLMGETWRSCRIVVDPGLMEYSRTDIRGNLLLSRDPKTVLKLNNVANPL, encoded by the exons ATGGAAAGAAGGAGATGGTTGATGTTTGCTGTATTTAGTTTTCTGCTTGTTTGTTCTAGTGGAAGAG AACTCAAGTTAAAGAGCAAGGGACATGTCCCTGTCTACAATCATACACTCGTCACAATAGTGGTGCATTATGCTTCTGCG GTGTACATGTCAGATTTGACAGCACTGTTTACTTGGACATGCTCGAGATGTGATGGTGTAACTGAG GGATTTGAAGTGATAGAACTGGTTGTTGACGTCCAGAACTGCTTGCAG GCATTTGTTGGAGTTGCAAAGGATCTTAATGCTATTATTATTGCATTTAGAGGAACTCAGGAACACAG CATACAGAATTGGATTGAAGACTTATATTGGAAGCAGCTCGATATAGAGTACCCAGGCATGCCCGATGATGCAATG GTTCACCATGGATTTTTTTCTGCTTACCACAACACAACCATACGCCATGGAATTCTAGATGCTGTTAAAAGAGCCAAAAAATATTATGGAGATATAGACGTCATAGTGACAGGGCATTCAATGGGAGGGGCAATGGCTTCTTTTTGTGGACTTGACCTAATC GTCAATCGTAAATCAAAGAATGTCCAGGTTATAACATTTGGACAACCTCGTGTTGGCAATGAAGCTTTTGCATCTCAGTATAGCAAGCTTGTACCTAACACAATACGGGTGACAAACGGACATGATATTGTGCCTCATTTGCCTCCATACTATTCTTATTTTCCCAGGAAAACCTACCACCACTTCCCAAGAGAG gTGTGGCTTCATAACATTGGATTGGGTAGTCTCGTCTACAACGTTGAGAAGATCTGTGATGGTTCTGGTGAAGACCCAGAATGTAGCAG GTCAGTCAGCGGTAATAGTATTTCAGACCATTTATCGTATTACGGTGTTGACTTGATGGGTGAGACATGGAGATCATGCAGAATTGTGGTGGATCCTGGTTTGATGGAGTATAGCAGAACAGATATTAGAGGAAATTTATTGTTGTCCAGAGATCCTAAAACTGTACTGAAATTGAATAATGTGGCCAACCCTCTCTAG
- the LOC107426881 gene encoding lipase isoform X2, with the protein MSDLTALFTWTCSRCDGVTEGFEVIELVVDVQNCLQAFVGVAKDLNAIIIAFRGTQEHSIQNWIEDLYWKQLDIEYPGMPDDAMVHHGFFSAYHNTTIRHGILDAVKRAKKYYGDIDVIVTGHSMGGAMASFCGLDLIVNRKSKNVQVITFGQPRVGNEAFASQYSKLVPNTIRVTNGHDIVPHLPPYYSYFPRKTYHHFPREVWLHNIGLGSLVYNVEKICDGSGEDPECSRSVSGNSISDHLSYYGVDLMGETWRSCRIVVDPGLMEYSRTDIRGNLLLSRDPKTVLKLNNVANPL; encoded by the exons ATGTCAGATTTGACAGCACTGTTTACTTGGACATGCTCGAGATGTGATGGTGTAACTGAG GGATTTGAAGTGATAGAACTGGTTGTTGACGTCCAGAACTGCTTGCAG GCATTTGTTGGAGTTGCAAAGGATCTTAATGCTATTATTATTGCATTTAGAGGAACTCAGGAACACAG CATACAGAATTGGATTGAAGACTTATATTGGAAGCAGCTCGATATAGAGTACCCAGGCATGCCCGATGATGCAATG GTTCACCATGGATTTTTTTCTGCTTACCACAACACAACCATACGCCATGGAATTCTAGATGCTGTTAAAAGAGCCAAAAAATATTATGGAGATATAGACGTCATAGTGACAGGGCATTCAATGGGAGGGGCAATGGCTTCTTTTTGTGGACTTGACCTAATC GTCAATCGTAAATCAAAGAATGTCCAGGTTATAACATTTGGACAACCTCGTGTTGGCAATGAAGCTTTTGCATCTCAGTATAGCAAGCTTGTACCTAACACAATACGGGTGACAAACGGACATGATATTGTGCCTCATTTGCCTCCATACTATTCTTATTTTCCCAGGAAAACCTACCACCACTTCCCAAGAGAG gTGTGGCTTCATAACATTGGATTGGGTAGTCTCGTCTACAACGTTGAGAAGATCTGTGATGGTTCTGGTGAAGACCCAGAATGTAGCAG GTCAGTCAGCGGTAATAGTATTTCAGACCATTTATCGTATTACGGTGTTGACTTGATGGGTGAGACATGGAGATCATGCAGAATTGTGGTGGATCCTGGTTTGATGGAGTATAGCAGAACAGATATTAGAGGAAATTTATTGTTGTCCAGAGATCCTAAAACTGTACTGAAATTGAATAATGTGGCCAACCCTCTCTAG